Below is a window of Phyllopteryx taeniolatus isolate TA_2022b chromosome 16, UOR_Ptae_1.2, whole genome shotgun sequence DNA.
atttgagcaaattcaATATTTCAGTGTGTACCAAACGGATGGGCCTTCgcataaatcaataaatcagtCCCCAAGATGCAGCGCTGACTTTCAACAAGGCTGGTCTcagataaatgcacacacacacacacacacacacacacacacacatgcgcatgcATATTACAACATTTTGTAATTGAAGCAGGGCATCGTGGCATAACACATTTGCCCTTCCTTTTGTCCAGTGGTGCCCTTGACATTCGAAGCCTTAACACAAGTAAATAAAAGCACACATAGGTGCGACAAAACACAGTGACAACATTCTCACCTGCAGTCACAAGGACTCACTGAACAGTGTGATAGCTTGTAAATGACGTGCAGCAGCGTCACCCAAGTGATGTCTTACTTCAGTGTCGGGCTCAgtgatgtcaaaaaaaaaaatgaaataaacattttttaaaaagccagaaAATGTCCTTACTTTTTCTTACAGATAAAAAAGTTGCCCACGTTTTTTTATGTGAATGTAGGACAATGTTTTAGTGTCTTAATATTTTGtaagtaacatttttgatacagctcttgtattagatATCATTACATTGTGTAGCAATGCCAGAATTTTGCCCAGACCTGAAGACACagatgtcaaactggtggcccgggggccagatccggcccgcggaagcaaatcaaaattgctcattgtctTCTGGTGtaatatttgcaagcatttttttgttatcaatccccctttgaaaagaaatgtaatagttgaaaaacatgtttttataggcttctgatttcaaaactggttattcatcaatgtgttgtgtatagtgtatgtaataatgtatatatattaatatatatattaatgtataaaatatatgagataatctttcatttatatggcttcacagtcgtagcggccctccgagggaagtcataactacgatgtggcccgtgacaaaaatttgtttgacacccctgccttaagaGGTGGTAATCAAGGATTGAGGCACGAGGAGGAGTGAAAGCGGCACGGATTAAAGTCTGACTCGTTTTTCCCGTTTCTGCATTTCTCGAGTAGGTGGGACGTGCTCGTGTAAACAGCTCAGCTCAGTGACACACAACGATTGTCTTGTGTTGCTTGGACTTAAACACTCAGACCACAACAAAAGGTACAGTAATGCATCAATAATGTCAATGCCAATCGTTTGCAAATaacgcgtgtttgtgtgtgtgtttgtgtttgtgcgtttttgtgtgtgtgtgtgtgtgcgtgtgtgtgtggaggggaggggggggggggggtctaattGTGATGAGTTAGGCTGACTCAAATGTTGCCAGATTGACTTTCACCATTAGAATATGTGTGATGAATTGCTTTGACTAATCATCCTGTGCACTTTAAGGGAAATTATTTTGCTTAATTTTGTAAGGAAATCAGCATGAGGACCAGGATTTGATGGCAAGACCCTTCCTTCTCTCATGTTGcactaaaaaaaatgtagaggaAGTTTCTGGAGAATCCATCCACATACCATGTAGCTGGTGTCGGTGGTTTTTCCTGTAGTGTGTAGCTGTCACTTCCAAGCATGCAGACATGAAAGCATGCTCACTAAATTCTCAGCATTTTTCCACGTTCCCTCAGCAGCGTCATAATATAATAAGGAAACCTTTCATTGTgtcatttattgttattttgggTGTGCAGGGTTTTAAAGATTTGGGAACTAACAACCTTTTACTTTTCCAAGTATCTGTCCActacttgagttttttttttggtggtgactttttacttttgcttccTACATTTTTACACGTTTTTTTCAACTTCTGCGATGTTGACacgatgttaaaaaaaaaaagacttgattGATTGCGATCTTTGGAATAAAAAGGGGACAGCAGTGACAACGAGGaatgtgaaccagggagcattaacgtCAACAGCAACAGACTCAGAGAAGCAAGACATTGAACATCCGTGGCCTTATTTAACAGAATTGTTGCATTTTGTCGATTCAGTCTAATCTGTAGAAACACATacaagtgtattttttcagCTGCTATCGTTAGCTAATTTTAGTATTTCTTTGTTACTCAATTCACAATGTAAGCGAAGCTGTGGGAACAGGTTTTGATAGCATGAAAGTGGAGCCAACTACAGCTCTCTCTCGAATaacgtgacattttttttccccttctcgaTGAGAGTACTATGTAACTTTTTGTCTGCACagaagtttttgttgttgttgagccaagttatcaaaatggggaTGGTATACTTTATCCTTTTCACTTTTGCtctaagtacatttcagagccTGAACTGTTTTACTTTACAGGAGTTCAATCAGTACTtcgacttcttttttttttttttaaatatctgtaCATACGTCTACTTAAAGGAgaagtcatatttgttaaaataggGATTATGAATTGACGATTGTGCATAATAaatatgatctgtgaaaaaaaaaaaagatttctgccCCATCTTGTGCCTCAAATTTAATTTACACGAAACCACCGtgtccaaagaaaaacaaccaatcagagacataAGGTGTGATTtatgaggtgtcaatcatttgtcgcGCACTCATGGGCTCACTCATTACGGGCACACCCCCGTGGTCTCGCAAGAAATAAAACTTCTAACCGATAACGTGAAGCATTACAGTAACACTCCAAGATGAATAGGGTGTTTTTCTAGGGTAACATGGTAACAGGTCAGTGTGAAAagtgattttttaattttatttttattgcaatcTCCTCCTTTAAATCCAGAGTGGGAGTACTTTTAACACCTCTGTTCATCTGTACATATAATAACATACTTATTCCTGATTTAACTTAACAGATGTCAGCAAAACCTCCTCCGCTGATTCCTCGAAAGCCTTCAGGTGTCCGGGGAATGCCCGTCTCAAAACACCAGCTTTCCTCTAGTGAGCTTCCAGAAAGCAATGATTCGGTGAAAGGTATCCTCTACTCATCTCATTGCCAGTATTcataaatgtttgcatttttgttttgttttaatgctATTCAACTGACAAAAACGATAAATGTGCTCAGAGATTGACGCCAACATGGCATCAAACCCTCCATCTCAACTGAATGCAAAGAGAGAAGtggtaatatataatattataataatagtgACAAAACGCATACTACAAGCCGATCTGACCTTTTGTCAAACCCTCACCAGGcgattctgaactgctgtttcgACGACATCGAGCGATTCATGATGCGTTTGCAGCAGGCGGCCGAGGCCCAGAGCATTCTAGATCAGAGGAAGAAAAGAAGCAGGAATAGCAAGAAGCAGAGCCAAGATGGCGGTAAGCACACATCTACCTGCTGCTGAATGAACGCTGGTGCCGTTGCTTTCATTTCACCAAATCCACTTCAGTCACCTGGAAAGCTAGAGACCAGGGGAATGGAAAGgataatttgtcattttcatttgtgcACATTCAGAATTATATGATTTAAGGTTTTGGCACGCATAtccaaaaaaagtgcaaaagaaGGGTTATGAAAAAATCATAACACTACTCATAAAAGTTGGGGATTTCTGACTTTcatgtgaaatttcaggatgaacctaaaatgcaatataactTACTGGCGAATTGAGTTTTTGAATGCATATGTCCAGCTCTTCAatttttcagtactttttgcaaaaTTTGCTGTTCTCCAACATGCAGCTTAAAGGCAAAATTCTCTGAATGGACCAATACACTTCCAAGGATGTCCACCTTTAtgtctttctgtgactcttccagtctctgtgtatgtctgttgcaacctgctgatgacactgtgactctctaagctcagtggccacttgaGAACTTCCTGTTTAAAGCCTCGCAATGgcgaggtactgttgatcaattttGAGGTGTCGTCTTGGTTTCATGATGTCAAGATGTGAACAACACGATGAAGAGGACCAGGACATGTATTGGCGgtcgattcatggatcaaacacctgctgCAAATGTTGCCCTTCAGCTCCCTGTTAGAGAACAGAAAGTTGTTCAAAAAGTATTCAAACGTTGAACCGACGGACGTGCATTCAAAAGATTTGTAAGTGGTGTATATTATTCATGATTAGATTCGAGACTCATTGATTGTTTTAGTTGAAATCATTTGCATGTACTTGTCGGTATGAAGTCGTTCATAGTTGTACTTGTACAGATGACTTGATGACCATGAAAGCAGTTCCTCCGTCAGCCAAAGAATTTGTGGACCTCTTTCAGAAAATCAAGTACTCCTTCAATCTGCTGGTGAGAAGAGACAAGACAAGAGATTACTCCATTTGTGGTTACTCCTCGATTTTTACACTCCTGTTACTTTGTTTCCCGGTTACTTCAGGATCGTGTCAAGTCAGCCATAACAGAACCGAACGCACCCGAGTTGCTGCATCACATCTTTTCACCTCTCGGACTGGTGAATCAATCTTACGTTTTGGGATGACACTCTCTCTTACTGACCGATTGACTGACTGCCGCCTCTGTCACAGATGGTGAAAACCACATGTGGGCCAGCATTGGGTGGGTCAGTGGTCAGTCCTGCACTGACCACTGGTGCTGTTTCACTGCTTCAGGAGCATCTGACTGCAGAGGAAAAAGAGCTCTGGGCTGAGTTAGGACCCAATTGGACTTCCCCCtggtctgtgtgtgtctttgtctcCGTTTGCAAGTATGTGACACCACTCTAACAAGTCCAAATGACCACTTCCTCCAGTTCTCAGCTCGGTGTGTCGGTGCCTCCTTACTCGCCCGTCTTCCTGGATGGATGGCAGCCGCAGGCGTTCGACTCCTCTGGTTTGCCTTTGGAAGATCCTGTTGAGTCGCAGCACAACCAAGATGCATACATGCGGAGTAAACATGCAGCGGGAGGTGGAGAGCCCATTGAAGAGACCGATGAAGTGTGAGTCAagatcaggggtgggcaaagtctGGCCCGCTGGCCACATATCCCCCGCTAcgttctttaatccggccctctaagcatttacattatcaagagttcTGTAATATTGgtcaagtttattttatttatatagcaccaaTTCACAACAGAAGTTCCCTCAATACACTTTTTGAGAAGATCAAGAACCGCACTCCGACGAAAACCGACTGAACCTCACATGAGCGAGCACttggaggaggaaggaagggaaaTTTTCCTGTAAGAAAGAAACCTCGACCAGAAACCAGTTTCTGTGTGACGACCGTCTGCCTCGCCCGATTGGTTTGAAATGGAGAGACAGAGAAGAGGGACAGAGGGTAGAACGAGAGAGAAAACAGGATAGAAGGGTTGCTCAGCCAAGGGAGGGGCGAGAGAATAACaaatttgttgcattaattcaCTAAAATTGGTAAGttaaaatgtatactttttcattcatttatctctTTGCATAattatttgatgtatttatgttaaataatacatgttttagttttaaatgtacataaatgttcaacaatggcttttattttgttagaTCATTGGTTAATTAGAATTATATTAATTctaaatatttaaatgattaCATGATAAttaattatcattttaaaaacttttttttttttacatactatTTAACAcgtttttaacttttgtttttttctttatccacATGtacgaatgacctggcccatctgtcaattttaaaaacCAAATGTGTCCACAAAACTTTGCCCAGTCCAGCGTAGCTGTTGGAGAAAGTGTTTGGCAACAGTATGAAAACG
It encodes the following:
- the LOC133466640 gene encoding epidermal growth factor receptor kinase substrate 8-like protein 1 isoform X1; translation: MSAKPPPLIPRKPSGVRGMPVSKHQLSSSELPESNDSVKEIDANMASNPPSQLNAKREVAILNCCFDDIERFMMRLQQAAEAQSILDQRKKRSRNSKKQSQDGDDLMTMKAVPPSAKEFVDLFQKIKYSFNLLDRVKSAITEPNAPELLHHIFSPLGLMVKTTCGPALGGSVVSPALTTGAVSLLQEHLTAEEKELWAELGPNWTSPCSQLGVSVPPYSPVFLDGWQPQAFDSSGLPLEDPVESQHNQDAYMRSKHAAGGGEPIEETDEVEGNGLPPPGERHYCCSYDFVARNSSELSVLQGETLEVIKSSKRWWKCRNRFDQIGFVPYNILEPLSALNNTCGENPMMSPISPSSTFFPYAPLSPVGTCPTSTSPTVRPQSIVLPSTTIDGDNGDRVLIMNDELLQRMAQKRVPGSRPPLMASRSVETTLPLNYHSQPTEVEAWLVAKGFSQQTVQSLGVLTGAQLFSLNKRELCEVSREEGGRVYSHIMMQKAILEDVRKVSELEKVMEKQKLKIGMIE
- the LOC133466640 gene encoding epidermal growth factor receptor kinase substrate 8-like protein 1 isoform X3, which produces MSAKPPPLIPRKPSGVRGMPVSKHQLSSSELPESNDSVKEIDANMASNPPSQLNAKREVAILNCCFDDIERFMMRLQQAAEAQSILDQRKKRSRNSKKQSQDGDDLMTMKAVPPSAKEFVDLFQKIKYSFNLLDRVKSAITEPNAPELLHHIFSPLGLMVKTTCGPALGGSVVSPALTTGAVSLLQEHLTAEEKELWAELGPNWTSPCSQLGVSVPPYSPVFLDGWQPQAFDSSGLPLEDPVESQHNQDAYMRSKHAAGGGEPIEETDEVEGNGLPPPGERHYCCSYDFVARNSSELSVLQGETLEVIKSSKRWWKCRNRFDQIGFVPYNILEPLSALNNTCGENPMMSPISPSSTFFPYAPLSPVGTCPTSTSPTVRPQSIVLPSTTIDGDNGDRVLIMNDELLQRMAQKRVPGSRPPLMASRSVETTLPLNYHSQPTEVEAWLVAKGFSQQMCERSPSWRR